The Streptococcus iniae genome contains the following window.
TTTTGGTATCATTTGCTCGTAGTGGCAATAGTCCAGAAAGTGTTGCTTCTGTTGACTTAGCCAGTCAACTTGTTACCAATTGTTACCATTTGACAATTACTTGTGCTAAAGAAGGTCAATTGGCTAAGAATGCAGTAAATGATGACCGTAATTTATTACTGTTAATGCCAAGCCGTTCAAATGATGCCGGCTTTGCTATGACGGGTAGTTTTTCTTGTATGATGCTAACAGCTTTGCTTATTTTTGATCAACAGTTTGATCTTAAAGAGAAACAAAGAATTCTGACACACATGCAAGTTATGGCTAATGATATCATTCAAAGAGAAGCCGAACTTAAAGCACTCACCGATTTAGATTTTGAACGCTTGGTTTATTTAGGTTCAGGTAGCTTAGCAGGGTTGACACGTGAAGCGCAACTAAAAATGTTAGAATTGACAGCTGGCAAAGTAGCGACTGTTTTTGATTCGTCAATGGGATTTAGACATGGTCCTAAATCATTTGTTAATGGGAAAACACTTGTGATTGACTTTGTTAATAATACTCCTTATGTTCGCCAATATGATCTTGATATTTTGGAAGAAGTTTATGCAGATGGAATTGCCTTGAAGACACTTGCAATTGGGCAAATTGGTGACATGAATTTTTCAGGTGATCGCTTTGACTTGATTTCAGACGTTTTGTTACCTGATGTTTACCTTGCTTTTCCAATGATTTTAACAGCTCAGGCACTTGCTTTATTAACATCTGTTAAGAATCATAATTTACCAGACACCCCATCAGCGTCAGGGACTGTAAACCGAGTTGTTAAAGGTGTTACGATTCACCCCTATCAAGCCTAAGGAGGATTTTATGTATCAATTAACAGAAGCTAAAAGAACATCACTAGAAAAACTGAGTTACAATGGCATCATTTCAGCACTTGCTTTTGACCAACGCGGTGCTTTAAAACGAATGATGGCTGCACATCAAGAAGGAGAGCCAACAGTACAACAAATGGAGGCTCTAAAAGTGCTGGTTTCTGAAGAGTTGACGCCTTACGCGTCATCAATCTTGTTGGATCCAGAGTTTGGTCTTCCTGCCACAAAGGTTCGTGATGAGGAGTCAGGTCTTCTTTTAGCCTATGAAAAAACTGGCTATGATGCCACAACAACAAGTCGCTTGCCAGACTGTTTAGTCGAATGGTCAGCAAAACGGCTCAAAGAAGCTGGAGCTGACGCTGTTAAATTCTTGCTTTACTATGATGTGGATGGTGACGCCTCTGTCAACTTACAAAAGCAAGCCTATATTGAACGCATTGGTTCAGAATGTGTGGCTGAGGATATTCCATTCTTCCTGGAAATCTTAACTTATGATGAAAAAATTGCTGATAACGCTAGTATTGCCTTTGCAAAAGTTAAAGCTCATAAGGTCAACGGAGCCATGAAAGTCTTCTCGGAGGAACGATTTGCTGTTGATGTCCTAAAAGTGGAAGTGCCAGTAAATATGCTGTATGTTGAGGGCTTCGCTGACGGTGAGGTTGTTTACACGCAAGAAGAAGCAGCGCAAGCTTTTAAAGAACAAGAAGAAGCGAGTCATTTGCCATACATCTATCTTAGTGCAGGTGTTTCAGCAGAAATGTTCCAAGAGACCTTAGTATTTGCTTGGGCATCAGGGGCGAAATTTAATGGGGTTTTATGTGGTCGTGCCACTTGGGCGGGGGCTGTTCCAGTTTATATTAGAGATGGTGAAAATGCTGCGCGTGAATGGTTGAGAAATCAAGGGTTTAAAAACATAGATGAACTCAATAAAGTGCTTGAAAAGACAGCTACTTCTTGGGAAAGTAAGGTATAAAAATAGCGTCTATGAAAAAACCATAAACGCAAGTAAGTGTTTAGTAACCAACTGAAGAGGTACTAAAAGTAAAAAATGCTAAAGATTTGTAGAGCTCACAATACTCAAGAACACGACCATTATTTCTTGCTTGAGTCACTTTAATTTGACGAACACATGGATTGTCATCACTAAGTCCTAGAAAGTTTTTTGCCTGATTAGGAACATGAGTTGTTAGATCAGTCGTTGACTGAAATTGTTCATCCATTAATTGAATTTCAAAATCTTTATAAAATCTCCTATAAAGAGATTGGTAGACATTCAAATCAGCATCAGGATTTAAAATGTAGTCATGTGGAATGTAAGAAATTTGATAGAGATAAGGTTGATCATTGAGTCGACGTGTTCTACAAATAGCATAGTACCATTGCGTTTGGTGTAAACCTAATTTTTTCAAATAGTAAGGGTCATTTCCTCTTGTTAGTGAGAGGACATTAACGACTTCACTTTGGAAAGATTGGGTATCTAGTGAAGCAAAGGCAACAATTTTCTCTTTTCTTGTACGAGAAATAAAAGTGCCAACACCTTGTTTGCGGGTGATATAACCTTCTTTTTCAAGTTCTTTCAGTGCACGAATAATGGTAATTGAACTGACTTGAAAAGTTTGGATAAGTTCTGCTTCCGTAAAAAAACGATCGCCTTTTTTGTAGTGTCCGGAGAGGATTTTATTTCTTAGATTATCTTTGATTTGTTGGTATTTAGGAATTTTACTAACCATCATACGAGTTCTCCTTGGCTAGATATATTAATCTAAAACCATTATATCAGAAAAGTAAATGAAACTGAAAAAAATGTCAAAAACATCTTGATATAACCACCATATAGTGTTAATATAAAAACAAAAGGAAGCGTTTACAGAATTTTTAATAAAGGAGTTTAAAATGACCTCTTTTGAAATAAAAGATGACTTTTATTTAAATAACAAACCTTTTAAAATTTTATCTGGAGCTATTCATTATTTTCGTTTAGCCCCGGGTTCTTGGTATAAATCGCTTTATAATCTGAAAGCTCTTGGTTTTAATACGGTTGAAACTTATGTTCCTTGGAATCTGCATGAACCTCAAAGAGGAAAATTTAATTTTGAGGGTTTAGCAGATTTAGAAAAATTCTTGGATTTAGCACAAGAAATGGGACTATATGCAATTGTTAGGCCAACTCCCTATATCTGTGCGGAGTGGGAGTTTGGTGGTTTACCAGCTTGGTTATTAAAAGAAAATGTCAGGGTAAGATCACATGATGCAAAGTATTTAGCTTTTGTTAAGGATTATTATCAAGTTTTGCTGCCTAAACTTGTTAAGAGACAAATTAGTCAGGGTGGCAATATCCTTATGTTTCAAGTTGAAAATGAATATGGTTCCTATGGTGAAGATAAACAATACCTTAAACAATTAATGCAAATGATGCGAGAATTTGGTATTTCTGTTCCTCTTTTTACCTCAGATGGCCCGTGGCAATCAGCTTTGCAAGCAGGAAGTTTGATTGATGAGGATGTTTTGGTGACTGGAAATTTTGGGTCACAATCAAAAGCTAATTTTTCCAATTTAAGAGCTTTCCTTGATGCGCACGACAAAAAGTGGCCACTCATGTGTATGGAATTTTGGGTTGGTTGGTTTAACCGTTGGAAAGAGCCTGTTATTAGACGAGACCCGAAAGAAATGGTAGATGCTATCATGGAAGTCTTGGAAGAAGGCAGCATCAACCTTTACATGTTTCATGGTGGAACAAACTTTGGCTTTATGAATGGTTCATCAGCCCGTTTACAAGAAGATTTGCCTCAGGTGACTTCTTATGATTACGATGCCATTTTAGATGAAGCGGGAAATCCAACGAAAAAGTATTTTCTGCTACAAGAAAGCCTGAAAAAAGCATTCCCTGATTTGGATTATAGTACCCCTTTATATAATGAAACGATTGAAATTAAAGATATTGCTTTATCAGAAAAAGTTAATTTGGTTAGCACTCTAGATGCAATTAGCCAGATGCATGAGGAATATTACCCCCAGAATATGGAGGAGCTCAATCAACAGACAGGTTATATTTTCTATCGCACCACTTTACCTAAGGACAGTCCTAAAGAATGTTTACGACTTATAGATGCTAGAGATCGTGCACAGGTCTTTTTAGATCATCACTTTGTGACAACACAATATCAATTTGAGATTGGTGAGGATATTTTTATAGAGCAAAACAGTGAAAAAAGTCAACTGGATGTTCTGGTGGAAAATATGGGACGCGTCTGCTATGGGCATAAACTAACATCAGTAACACAAAGAAAAGGTTTAGGTCGTGGCTTAATGGCAAATTTACATTTTGTTGGTGAATGGCAACACTACGCTTTACCTTTAGAATCAGTTGAAAACGTTGATTTTTCAGGAGACTATCAAGAGGGTCTACCAAGTTTTTATGCATTTGATTTTAATTGTGACATAATTGGCGATACTTATTTAGATTTAACTTCTTTTGGTAAAGGCGTTGCATTTATCAATAATATTAATCTTGGTCGCTTTTGGAATGTTGGACCTCACTTATCACTTTATATTCCGGCAGATTTCTTAACACAAGGAAAGAATAGAATTGTTATTTTTGAAACAGAAGGCATATGGTCTGACACACTTCATTTGGTAGAAAAACCTATCTTTAAAGAAATAATAGGAGAAAACTTATGACAATTATTGCTACTCGTATAGATGGCCGTTTGATTCACGGTCAAGTCGCAAACTTATGGACAACTAAATTGAACATCAGTCGAATTATGGTTATTGATGATTCAATTGTTACTAATGATCTTGAAAAAACAGCGTTGAAATTAGCAACACCAACGGGTGTCAAATTATCTATTCTAACTGTTGAAAAAGCAGCAAACAATATTTTAGAAGGTCGCTATGACTCACAAAGACTGATGATAGTTGCTAAAAAACCAAGTTATTTCCGCCGTTTAATTGAAGCAGGTGTCAGTCTTTTAGAATTAAATGTTGGAAACATGTCTCAATCATCAGAAACAAGAGCAGTAACACATTCTGTCAATGTTGTTGACAAAGATATTGAAGATTTCGATGCCATTAAAGCTAGTGGAACAAAGTTGATTGCCCAAATGGTACCCGGTGATTCACCAGCTGATTTTATGCCTTTATTAGATAAGGTCAGATAATTTTTTTGTAATTCATTTTTCATATATATTTAAGGAGGAAACATCATGATTCAATGGTGGCAAATTTTACTACTGACCATGTATTCAGCTTATCAAATTCTTGATGAGTTGACGATCAATACGTCAGCTGGATCCCCTGTATTTGCAGGGTTTATTACAGGTCTTGTTATGGGTGATCTTAAAACAGGACTTCTCATCGGAGGAAGTTTACAATTAATGGTACTTGGTGTAGGTACTTTTGGTGGAGCTTCTCGTATTGATGCCACTTCTGGTGCTGTTCTTGCCACAGCCTTCTCTGTAGCACAAGGGTTAAATCCAGAAAAGAGGCTGGGCAAAAAGTAGCTTCAAATAAAACCACGCAGAGATTTCAGTCTTGAAAACAATCAAGATGAAAAAATCACTGTGTGGTTTTTGAGTATTTGAAGTTTTAGAGTCGAGATTCTTAGCTAATTTCGTGAGATTCATACTCATGAAGAGGAATCCAACCTCCGTTTGGACGGCTTGATTGCCTCTGACATGGACTCTACGCACGCCAAAAACACTCTTCAATCGGCCAAAAACGGGTTCGACATCGATTTTCCGTTTGGCATAGATTCGAGAGCCATCTTCGCTATGTAATTCTTCCTTTATGAGTTCTTTAAAGTAATTCCAAGTTGGATTGTAATGGATCTGTTTCTGGCGACCACTTTCTGTTTTGGAAAGTTTTTCCAACTCTTCCGTGCTTTGTATTTTTTCTGCCTCATAAATCTTGAAATCCCGTTCAAAGCCATACTTATCTTTTCTACGAGAGTAATATTTAAAGGAATAAACAACACCATCTGGTTTAATGAATTGGTCTGTTTCTTCAAGGTAGTCCCAATTATTTGGATTAGTAGGACTGTTTTTATATTTCTTAGTCAATTCCTTCTGGTACATGCCATAGGGAATCAGAGGAGATTTCTCCAACTCATCAATGATAAAACTATAATTCTCCTCACTGCCATAACCGGCATCGGCGACAATATTTTGGAAGAGGTCCAGAGTTTGAATGGATTGGAGAAATGGTTTCAGGGTTCGGGTGTCCGTTGGATTTGGAAATATATCATATGCAAGAACATATTGACCATTGGTGGCAGCTTGAACATTATAGCCAGGTTTGAGCTGGCCATTCATCATGTGGTCCTCTTTCATTCGCATAAAAGTGGCATCGTGGTCCGTTTTGGAGAAAGAGTTACGCTCTTCTAGAATCTCTCTAGCCTCCTCATAGCGTTGCTTACGAGGGAGATAATCCTTTCTCAACTGGTTGCGCAGTTTCTTAATACGACGTCGCTTTTGTTTATTGGCAGAACCTCCCTTGATAACTTTTGGTTCCTCAGAAATTGATTTCTCAACTTCCGCCAAGGCCTGTTCAGTGTCTTCTAAAAGGCGCACTAACCCCTCGCTGGTTTCGCATTCTTCTTTAGACAGAGCTAGGTTTACCCCCTCTTGAACCAGCTGGTCATAGAGTTCTGAGATTTTTCCGTTTAGTGCCTCTTCGTATTTATCAACAGCTCTTTTCCAAGTGAAAGAGTAGAGATTAGCATCAGCTTCTAGCTTGGTGCCATCGATAAAGAGAGCATCATCTTCAATCATGCCATTCTCACGCATGAGGAGGGTGAAATAAATAAAGGCGGTCTTAATTAGGTTATTGGCATGTTTACTAGAACGAAAATTATTGATGGTTTTATAGCTAACGTAGGTGTCCTGGCTCAACCATTTCATGGGAATGACTTCTTCATTCATCTGAACTATTTTGCGACCAGAAAAGACCTGGCGGGCATAGGCGAAGAGCGTCATCTTCAAAAGCATGGCAGGATGAAAGGCAGGACGACCAGTGTGAGACGTCTCTTCAAGCAAAATATGATTTGGAATACTGTCCACAAAGAGACTGATTAATCTAACCTCATGATTCATTGGAATATCGTAGGCAAGATTTAATTCCAAACTGAGTTGATTTGTGTTATACTCTTTATACATAGTCATGGCTTTCTAGTTGTTTTGTCGTTATTATAATTATAAACCATGACATAGGAAAACGAGCATCTCCAACTGCGGAAATGCTCGTTTTTTCTATTCTGAAGCTACTTTTTGCCCAGCCTCGTTCCTGTAGCAGCGCTGTTGGTATATACGGACATTCTTGGCCGTTTCTCAACCACTTACTTTGCTCACCGTATTGATCGTCATGTTGATAATTTTGACTACAAAGCTATTGAGCGTAATTACTTATTAGGAGCAGTTCCTTGGGCGCTTTCTCGTGCGCTTCCAGTATTTTTAGCCCTTGCTTTTGGTGCAGGATTGGTTGAAAGTCTTAATGCAGCCGTTGACTCAGTTCCTTGGATTGCAAGTGGTTTAACACTTGCAGGGAAAATGCTTCCTGGACTTGGGTTTGCCATTTTACTTCATTATTTGCCAGTAAAACGCAATATCCACTATTTAGCTCTTGGATTTGGTTTAACAGCGATGCTTACTGTTGTTTATGGTAACTTACAAACAGTAGGTGGAGCTCTTGCAGGAGTTGTAAAAGGATTTGATGCAACACCATTTAAAGGCTTGCCAATGATTGGTATTGCAATTATTGGAGCAGCCCTTGCGACCTTACACTATAAAAATAGCCAAAATGTAACAGTTATTGAGAAAAAACCAGAAGTCTCAGAAAGCGGGGAAATTGAAGATGACGAAATCTAATTATAAATTAACCAAAGAAGATTTTAATCAAATCAATAAACGTAGTATCTTGACTTTCCAGTGGGGTTGGAATTATGAGCGTATGCAAGGCTCAAGTTACCTTTATATCATTTTGCCACAACTTCGAAAAATGTATGGAGATGGCACACCAGAATTAAAGGAAATGATGAAGACCCATACGCAATTTTTCAATACATCGAATTTCTTCCATACAATCATTACAGGGATTGACTTAGCGCTTGAAGAAAATGAAGGTTTAGAAGCTAAAGATGCCGTAAATGGTGTTAAGACTGGTTTGATGGGGCCATTTGCCCCAATTGGAGATTCCTTATTTGCCTCACTTGTTCCAGCAATTATGGGATCAATTGCCGCTGGAATGGCTAAAAATGGGAATCCGACGGGGATTTTCATGTGGGTAGCAGCAACTTGTGCTATTAATATTTTCCGCTGGAAACAATTAGAAATTGCCTACAGAGAAGGCACAAAACTTGTGACAACAATGCGTGATAAATTATCTGCACTGGTTGATGCAGCATCTGTTATGGGTGTTTTCATGGTTGGTGCTTTGATTGCCACAATGATTAACTTTAAGTTTATTGCCATGCCAAATGTTGGTGGTAAAGTTATTAATATTCAAGATTTGTTCGATCAAATTTTCCCACGTTTGGTACCAGCCCTCTTTACAGCAGCAATTTTTTGGTTGCTTGGACGTAAAGGCATGACATCAACAAAAGCAATTTTGATTATTATTGTCTTTGCACTTGCCATGTCATTCTTTGGTATTTTAGGTGTTTAACATGGGAAAAAAATTAATCTTAGTTAGCCATGGAGATTTCTGTCATGAATTGAAAAAAAGCACAGAAATGATTATGGGCCCACAAGAAGACATTATTTCAGTTGGTTTATTACCTTCTGAGGGGGCTGATGACTTTAAGGTAAAATTTTTAGAAGCTATTGATGGTTTAGAGGATTTTACAGTTTTTGCAGATTTAATGGGTGGCACTCCATGCAATGTTGTTTCACGATTGATTTTAGAGGGAGCTCACTTTGATCTCTACGCAGGAATGAACATGCCGATGGTGATTGGATTTTTAAATAGCCAACTTTTAGGAGAAGCCGTTGATTACAAAGAGTTTGCTATTGAAAATACCCATAAAGTCAATGATTTACTGATGGCTTTTGCTGATGACGATGAGGACTGATATTTCTTGTGAGCAAGAGTAATTAAATCATTTAAAAGGATTTAGATTTCTTAGAACTAAATCCTTTTCATTTGGCTTAGAGTTCCTTGTTGGTAAAGTAATTAATAGAGCTTTTAGACTGACTTTAGCAATTGTTAATAGACAATAGAAAACTCTTTTAAAAGGCGAATAAGCAAAATCAATTACTAGTCTTGCTTGACTGGGAAAAGCACTCAGTAGGACATTACAGAGCGCTTTTTTTATTACTGTTTTAGAACCCTGTCCATCGTTACCCAACTAGCTCGTGAGCCTATTTGGATATAAAGTCCTCTACTAGGCAAATCAACTTGTAGAACCTTGTAAGTTCCAGGGATGGTAAAATAGTTATCTGGACTTAAGATTTGATTCGCTTCTTTTTGTCCACTAGCGTTAGTTTTATCAACAGGACCTGGATCAATCCAGTTGAGTTGACTAGGTTGACCACCAGCTAAATCAGCACTGGAAACAAGATTTCCATGAATCTGAGTGACTTTAAATGTTCCTTGGAAGGATACGGTATCGCCAACCTTGAAAATTCTTTCTGACTTAGGTGTTTCAGGAGACTCACTTTTTCTTTCTTCCATTTTGACAACAGGAATGTAGCGACGGTTGCCACTAAAACCAATATATGAGATCCATTGGTAGCCATCTGCAACCATAGTTTGATCGTAATGAACGTACTGTCCAGCACTATAAGAAGTTAATGTCAGACTTTGAAAACGAGCTTCTTCTTTGACAGGACTCATTGCCTTAAAGTAATAAGTCCCCTTATTGGGGAGAAGTTTGGTACTTTCAGCTAATATGTGGTTAGAAGATGGGATGGTAGATTGCTCAGTCGTTATGTCTTTAAAGTGAATAAAGCCACTTACCTGCTGACGATGAATTTGTCGGCGGTGGTATTTTTCAGGCCCTTGACCAGCATTGTAATTGTATTCTTCAAGGGTTACATAGTCTCCTGAAACTTCAGCTACCCAAGCCACATGTCCATAGTCGCGATGTGAGTAATTGACACCTTTGTCAAACCAGGCTACGGCGCCAACTTGGGGAATTTGATTAACCAAGAAGCCTTGAGCTTTGGCTATATGTCCCCAACTGTCAGCATTGCCATATCCAGCAGGTAAATTAAAGCCATTAGTTGTACTTAGGCGAAAAGCAACAAAGGACGTGCATTGTCGCAAGTACATGCCCCAAGAATCAGCTCCCCAGCCTTTTTGCCATTTATGAGGATAATTATCTCCTAAAACAGCAGCTTTTACAGTTTTGGAAAAGGCAAGTGATTTGTTAGTTAGCGGCAGCGTCTGTATTCCCCAGAGACTGGTTAGTACTAGAGTTAGTGATAAGACTTGTTTGAGTGTTTTCATTTGTTTCCTCCTCTATCTAACTAATTCGAAGAAGAGATTTGAAAACAGACAAAAAAGTCAGAAGTTGTAAAAAAAACAGTTTTTGCTATTTTACGGAAGTATAAAAACCCACCCTTAGGGGGCAGGTTTAAATCCTAATGATTATTCTAATTGACTACTTGTAAGTTTTTTTTATTTAGCTGTTATACTAATTTTGTTTGGATGAAGAAAGCATTATCATTAATGAGGAAATAAAAACAAACCAAGTAAAGGAAAGTAACCCTCTTAAGTCAAAGTAAACTAGTAGACTGAAAATAATAGTAAAAAAGAGACAAAGGTAGAAAATTTTCTTGGTATCATTGGTTATTTGCATTGGCATTTCCTCATTTCTTATTTTAAATACTTACTTGGAACAACATGATAACAAACTTTGGAAACTTAGTAAATAGCAAAAATGTCAGGTTTAAAGATTAAGGCACATTAACCGTGTAAACTAATTCGACTCCTGGAACATAGACGACAGCAAGAGTTGTTGATTTCTGGCTTTCTACGGCAGTTTTTACAGACCATCCAATTGCTCCAGAGATGACAGCAACAAGTCCTGCTGTAACGGGATTAGCAGCAAATTGTTTTAAATGCCAACCAGCGTAACCAGCAGCAAAGGTTCCAGCAGCCCAACCGGACATTCCACGAACGGTTGGTCCTAAGTTGAAACGTATCCCAACTGGTCCTCTAAAATAAGTGTTTGGAAGTTCTTTAACAGCTTCAAAAAGCAAATTAGCATCTTCTTGAGAAATATTAAGCACTTGTGATAGTTCTGCCGCATTTCCCCTTAGACCAACGGATCCATTATCTTGCACATAGAAATAGTTCTCAAGGCGTTGTGCATTGTCTTGCATGCCTTTGTCAATCTTAGGTTTTGTGATATTACCATTACTATCAGAAATAACGATTTTTTTGTCATTTTCAACACTACTTTGATTAATCGGAGTCTTGTGTTCAGCTAATACAGCTGGGATTGGCGTATTGACTAACATGGATGATAGCAGTAATGTTGATGTCAATTTAATAATTTTGTTCATATTATAAATATCCTTTCTTTGTTTTAATAAAATAGACGAGAAGCCCTCTAACACAGTATTGTTTCCGCTATTTAATGTTCTCCTTTCTTGTTAGGTGCTCTGATAAGATGTAGACCTCCTTATCTCATTATTCGAAAAAGAAGCCAAATTTCTTGTCAAAAAAATATTTTTTCTATCAAAAAATCAAAAAACATTAGAAATTCCAGGAACCTTAGACTATAAAAAATTTAAAAATCATCTAAAAAACGGATAAAAAAATAGACTCTTAGTAAAAATCCTAACCCCACTTCCATTAATATGGTAAAATGGAACTAAGATAGAAACATAAAATGAAGTGGGAAAATTGAAGAAGGATGAAAAGTTGATGATAAAAATAATTGTTCATGCTTTTATCGAAGATAGGAAGCTAGGCATTTTTGAAGTTTTATATGCTTCAGAAGATGATAGTTTGATTGCTGAAAAAATGGCTGAATATAAAGAGGAATTCAGTCAAGATTATTTAGCAGTATATGATTTACCTTTAGATACAGACTTAAATCATTTATCTCATTACCCTTCAGTTGCTATTGGAAAAGAAGAATTTGAATAGGGTGTAAATACTTTGCCTATTCTTTACAAATTTAAGTTCATAAACTTAAGGTGAAAAAGAAAGGAGCGAGGGTGTTCCGGATATTTGAACTCGGACTAAAAGCTTCAGAAAAAGATAAACTGCCTTGTGTGCAAGCACACTGCGTTAGTTTCCTGTTTTTCTTTTGCTTTTGACGCCCTCTGTATCATAAAATATGCTTGATCGTTACTCACGCCCTGAGATGGCGAACATTTGGAGTGAAGAAAATAAATACCGTGCTTGGTTAGAGGTTGAGATTTTGGCCGATGAAGCTTGGGCGGAATTGGGTGAGATTCCTAAAGAGGATGTGGCTAAGATTCGTGCCAATGCTGATTTTGATGTGGATCGTATTCTTGAGATTGAAAAAGAAACCCGTCATGATGTAGTGGCTTTTACTCGTGCGGTTTCAGAAACTCTTGGTGAAGAGCGCAAGTGGGTTCACTACGGCTTGACCTCAACGGATATTGTTGATACGGCTTACGGTTACCTTTACAAACAAGCCAACGACATTATTCGTCGTGACCTTGAAAACTTCACAAACATCGTGGCTGAAAAAGCCAAAGAACACAAAATGACTATCATGATGGGTCGTACTCACGGTGTTCATGCGGAGCCTACAACCTTTGGTCTTAAATTAGCCACTTGGTACAGCGAAATGAAACGTAACCAAGAGCGTTTTGAGCATGCTGCGGCTGGTATTGAGGCTGGGAAAATCTCTGGCGCGGTAGGTAATTTTGCTAATATCCCACCATTTGTGGAAGAGTATGTTTGCGACAAACTTGGCATCCGCCCGCAAGAAATTTCGACTCAGGTCTTACCACGTGACCTACATGCAGAATATTTTGCAGTGCTTGCTAACATCGCAACATCTATCGAACGTATGGCAACTGAGATTCGTGGCTTGCAAAAATCAGAACAACGCGAAGTGGAAGAGTTCTTTGCTAAAGGGCAAAAAGGGAGCTCTGCTATGCCACACAAACGTAATCCAATTGGTTCAGAGAACATGACAGGCCTTGCGCGTGTGGTTCGTGGACACATGGTGACGGCTTTTGAAAACGTTGCTTTGTGGCATGAACGTGATATTTCACATTCATCAGCAGAACGTATTATTACACCAGACACTACTATTTTAATCAACTACATGCTTAACCGATTCGGTAATATCGTTAAAAACTTAACAGTTTTCCCTGACAATATGTTGCGTAATATGAATTCAACCTTTGGGTTAATTTACAGCCAACGTGTCATGTTAACCCTCATTGAAAAAGGTATGACACGCGAAGAAGCTTACGACTTGGTGCAACCTAAAACAGCTTTCTCGTGGGATAATCAAGTGGATTTCAAACCCCTCTTAGAAGCAGATGAAGCTGTAACGTCACGTTTAACACAAGATGAAATTGATGAACTTTTTAATCCTGTTTACTACACCAAACGTGTAGATGATATTTTCAGGCGTTTAGGCTTGTAATGAAAAGGCTATCAAGCCTTTTTTTCTTGCAAAAAAACATTTTTATAATATAATGAAAATAAGATTAATTAAAAATGTCAATAAGTGA
Protein-coding sequences here:
- a CDS encoding SIS domain-containing protein, coding for MFNLSKTELETLGAEITTREIKQQPELWQEAFEYFLQNKESIDAFLNRVNESANGEKIKVIFTGAGTSEYVGNSIWSYLQTYGNRDRYLFSSIASTDLVAAPHYYLYEEDTVILVSFARSGNSPESVASVDLASQLVTNCYHLTITCAKEGQLAKNAVNDDRNLLLLMPSRSNDAGFAMTGSFSCMMLTALLIFDQQFDLKEKQRILTHMQVMANDIIQREAELKALTDLDFERLVYLGSGSLAGLTREAQLKMLELTAGKVATVFDSSMGFRHGPKSFVNGKTLVIDFVNNTPYVRQYDLDILEEVYADGIALKTLAIGQIGDMNFSGDRFDLISDVLLPDVYLAFPMILTAQALALLTSVKNHNLPDTPSASGTVNRVVKGVTIHPYQA
- the lacD gene encoding tagatose-bisphosphate aldolase; amino-acid sequence: MYQLTEAKRTSLEKLSYNGIISALAFDQRGALKRMMAAHQEGEPTVQQMEALKVLVSEELTPYASSILLDPEFGLPATKVRDEESGLLLAYEKTGYDATTTSRLPDCLVEWSAKRLKEAGADAVKFLLYYDVDGDASVNLQKQAYIERIGSECVAEDIPFFLEILTYDEKIADNASIAFAKVKAHKVNGAMKVFSEERFAVDVLKVEVPVNMLYVEGFADGEVVYTQEEAAQAFKEQEEASHLPYIYLSAGVSAEMFQETLVFAWASGAKFNGVLCGRATWAGAVPVYIRDGENAAREWLRNQGFKNIDELNKVLEKTATSWESKV
- a CDS encoding GntR family transcriptional regulator, whose translation is MMVSKIPKYQQIKDNLRNKILSGHYKKGDRFFTEAELIQTFQVSSITIIRALKELEKEGYITRKQGVGTFISRTRKEKIVAFASLDTQSFQSEVVNVLSLTRGNDPYYLKKLGLHQTQWYYAICRTRRLNDQPYLYQISYIPHDYILNPDADLNVYQSLYRRFYKDFEIQLMDEQFQSTTDLTTHVPNQAKNFLGLSDDNPCVRQIKVTQARNNGRVLEYCELYKSLAFFTFSTSSVGY
- a CDS encoding glycoside hydrolase family 35 protein codes for the protein MTSFEIKDDFYLNNKPFKILSGAIHYFRLAPGSWYKSLYNLKALGFNTVETYVPWNLHEPQRGKFNFEGLADLEKFLDLAQEMGLYAIVRPTPYICAEWEFGGLPAWLLKENVRVRSHDAKYLAFVKDYYQVLLPKLVKRQISQGGNILMFQVENEYGSYGEDKQYLKQLMQMMREFGISVPLFTSDGPWQSALQAGSLIDEDVLVTGNFGSQSKANFSNLRAFLDAHDKKWPLMCMEFWVGWFNRWKEPVIRRDPKEMVDAIMEVLEEGSINLYMFHGGTNFGFMNGSSARLQEDLPQVTSYDYDAILDEAGNPTKKYFLLQESLKKAFPDLDYSTPLYNETIEIKDIALSEKVNLVSTLDAISQMHEEYYPQNMEELNQQTGYIFYRTTLPKDSPKECLRLIDARDRAQVFLDHHFVTTQYQFEIGEDIFIEQNSEKSQLDVLVENMGRVCYGHKLTSVTQRKGLGRGLMANLHFVGEWQHYALPLESVENVDFSGDYQEGLPSFYAFDFNCDIIGDTYLDLTSFGKGVAFINNINLGRFWNVGPHLSLYIPADFLTQGKNRIVIFETEGIWSDTLHLVEKPIFKEIIGENL
- a CDS encoding PTS system mannose/fructose/N-acetylgalactosamine-transporter subunit IIB, which encodes MTIIATRIDGRLIHGQVANLWTTKLNISRIMVIDDSIVTNDLEKTALKLATPTGVKLSILTVEKAANNILEGRYDSQRLMIVAKKPSYFRRLIEAGVSLLELNVGNMSQSSETRAVTHSVNVVDKDIEDFDAIKASGTKLIAQMVPGDSPADFMPLLDKVR
- a CDS encoding PTS system mannose/fructose/sorbose family transporter subunit IID: MTKSNYKLTKEDFNQINKRSILTFQWGWNYERMQGSSYLYIILPQLRKMYGDGTPELKEMMKTHTQFFNTSNFFHTIITGIDLALEENEGLEAKDAVNGVKTGLMGPFAPIGDSLFASLVPAIMGSIAAGMAKNGNPTGIFMWVAATCAINIFRWKQLEIAYREGTKLVTTMRDKLSALVDAASVMGVFMVGALIATMINFKFIAMPNVGGKVINIQDLFDQIFPRLVPALFTAAIFWLLGRKGMTSTKAILIIIVFALAMSFFGILGV
- a CDS encoding PTS sugar transporter subunit IIA — protein: MGKKLILVSHGDFCHELKKSTEMIMGPQEDIISVGLLPSEGADDFKVKFLEAIDGLEDFTVFADLMGGTPCNVVSRLILEGAHFDLYAGMNMPMVIGFLNSQLLGEAVDYKEFAIENTHKVNDLLMAFADDDED